A region of Kribbella sp. NBC_01245 DNA encodes the following proteins:
- a CDS encoding PspA/IM30 family protein, whose protein sequence is MSIFKRMSTIFKAKANTALDKAEDPRETLDYSYQKQLELLQKVRRGVADVATSRKRVELQAAQLQSQSQKLHDQAQKALGMGREDLAREALTRKSGLQGQIDDLTTQHAQLQGEEEKLTLASQRLQAKVESFRTKKETIKATYTAAEAQTRINEAFSGISEEMSDVGLAVQRAEDKTQQMQARAGAIDELLASGALDDASGSSKDNITLELERLSSNSVVEDELAQLKAQLAPAEAPKQIATDQTGQPQQQQQPAAQPQQARPQDGVQ, encoded by the coding sequence ATGAGCATCTTCAAGCGGATGTCGACGATCTTCAAGGCCAAGGCCAATACGGCTTTGGACAAGGCCGAAGATCCTCGCGAAACCCTTGACTACTCGTACCAGAAGCAGCTCGAACTGCTGCAGAAGGTACGGCGGGGCGTGGCCGACGTCGCCACCAGCCGTAAGCGGGTCGAGCTGCAGGCGGCCCAATTGCAGTCGCAGTCGCAGAAACTGCACGATCAGGCACAGAAGGCGCTCGGCATGGGCCGGGAGGATCTCGCTCGCGAGGCCCTCACCCGCAAGTCCGGACTGCAGGGCCAGATCGACGACCTGACCACGCAGCACGCCCAGCTCCAGGGCGAGGAGGAGAAGCTGACGCTGGCCTCCCAGCGGCTGCAGGCCAAGGTCGAGTCCTTCCGTACCAAGAAGGAGACGATCAAGGCCACCTACACCGCGGCCGAGGCGCAGACCCGGATCAACGAGGCCTTCTCCGGTATTTCCGAGGAGATGAGCGACGTCGGTCTGGCGGTTCAGCGGGCCGAGGACAAGACCCAGCAGATGCAGGCCCGTGCGGGCGCGATCGACGAGCTGCTGGCCTCCGGCGCGCTCGACGACGCCTCGGGCAGCAGCAAGGACAACATCACCCTCGAGCTGGAGCGTCTCTCGTCCAACTCGGTGGTCGAGGACGAGCTCGCCCAGCTGAAGGCCCAGCTGGCCCCGGCCGAAGCGCCCAAGCAGATCGCGACCGACCAAACCGGCCAGCCGCAGCAGCAGCAGCAGCCGGCCGCCCAGCCCCAGCAGGCCCGCCCGCAGGACGGAGTGCAGTGA
- a CDS encoding aldo/keto reductase family protein, whose amino-acid sequence MDFRYLGNSGLKVSEISYGNWLTHGSQVENEQAKACVKAALDAGITTFDTADTYANTKAEAVLGEALEGVRRESVEILTKVYWPTGPAGPNDTGLSRKHIHESINASLTRLKTDYVDVYQAHRYDTETPLEETMEAFADVVRAGKALYIGVSEWTADQLREGHRLARDLRIPFVSNQPQYSMLWRVIEGEVVPASAELGIGQIVFSPIAQGVLTGKYLPGQPVPEGSRATDTSGGANFIKRFLTDDVLTRVQELKPIADEAGLSLAQLAVTWVLQNPNVSSAIIGASRPEQVTENVKAAGVKLEEAQLKQIDEVLGSIIERDPGKTAQNAPQTRPV is encoded by the coding sequence ATGGACTTTCGCTATCTAGGAAACAGTGGCCTGAAGGTCAGTGAGATCTCCTACGGCAACTGGCTGACGCACGGCTCCCAGGTGGAGAACGAGCAGGCGAAAGCCTGTGTGAAGGCCGCGCTCGACGCGGGGATCACCACGTTCGACACCGCGGACACCTATGCGAACACCAAGGCCGAGGCCGTGCTGGGTGAGGCTCTCGAGGGCGTGCGGCGCGAGTCCGTCGAGATCCTCACCAAGGTCTACTGGCCGACCGGCCCGGCCGGGCCCAACGACACGGGCCTGTCCCGCAAGCACATCCACGAGTCGATCAACGCTTCGCTGACCCGGCTGAAGACCGACTACGTGGACGTCTACCAGGCGCACCGCTACGACACCGAAACGCCGCTGGAAGAGACGATGGAGGCCTTCGCCGACGTCGTCCGCGCCGGCAAGGCGCTGTACATCGGTGTCTCCGAGTGGACCGCCGACCAGCTCCGCGAGGGCCACCGCCTGGCCCGCGACCTGCGCATCCCCTTCGTCTCGAACCAGCCGCAGTACAGCATGTTGTGGCGAGTGATCGAGGGTGAAGTGGTGCCGGCCTCGGCAGAGCTCGGCATCGGCCAGATCGTCTTCTCGCCGATCGCCCAGGGTGTGCTCACCGGCAAGTACCTGCCCGGTCAGCCGGTGCCCGAGGGTTCGCGCGCTACGGACACCAGCGGCGGTGCGAACTTCATCAAGCGATTCCTCACCGACGACGTACTGACGCGCGTCCAGGAGCTCAAGCCGATCGCGGATGAGGCCGGCCTGAGCCTGGCCCAGCTCGCCGTCACCTGGGTGCTGCAGAACCCGAACGTCTCCTCCGCGATCATCGGCGCCTCTCGTCCCGAGCAGGTCACCGAGAACGTGAAGGCGGCCGGCGTGAAACTCGAGGAGGCCCAGTTGAAGCAGATCGACGAGGTGCTCGGTTCCATCATCGAGCGCGACCCGGGCAAGACCGCCCAGAACGCGCCCCAGACGAGGCCGGTATGA
- a CDS encoding DUF3043 domain-containing protein has translation MFRRAKSETAPQPASSTDRTPKEGGKGRPTPTRKEAEAARKTGLKKPKNRREATAMRREKQRAERIKVQEAMKTGDDRYLPVADKGKVRRFARDYVDVRWSVMEYALPVLLVFSFAGILLSGITWVPGAVNMVFLAIILAIGLDWFLLTRGLRKAVAARFPDEPTKGLGFYAVRRTMQMRRWRLPKPMVQRGAKL, from the coding sequence GTGTTCCGTCGAGCCAAGTCCGAGACAGCCCCGCAGCCTGCGTCGAGTACCGACCGCACCCCGAAAGAAGGCGGCAAGGGCCGTCCGACGCCGACCCGGAAAGAGGCCGAGGCCGCCCGGAAGACCGGGCTGAAGAAGCCGAAGAACCGCCGCGAGGCGACCGCCATGCGGCGGGAGAAGCAGCGCGCCGAGCGGATCAAGGTCCAGGAGGCGATGAAGACCGGTGACGATCGGTACCTGCCTGTAGCCGACAAGGGCAAGGTCCGCCGGTTCGCCCGGGACTACGTCGACGTGCGCTGGTCCGTGATGGAGTACGCACTGCCCGTGCTGCTGGTCTTCTCGTTCGCCGGCATCCTGCTGTCCGGTATCACCTGGGTGCCCGGCGCGGTGAACATGGTCTTCCTCGCGATCATCCTGGCCATCGGGCTGGACTGGTTCCTGCTCACCCGCGGTCTGCGCAAGGCCGTCGCCGCGCGGTTCCCGGACGAGCCGACCAAGGGCCTCGGCTTCTACGCCGTCCGACGGACCATGCAGATGCGCCGCTGGCGGCTGCCGAAGCCGATGGTGCAGCGCGGCGCGAAGCTCTAG
- the pspAA gene encoding PspA-associated protein PspAA, giving the protein MIVRIMGEGQWNLADDKLDQLNEVDGKLEQAVSGNDEESFKTSFAALLDLVRGGEKVPDDVLHDSDVILPPADSTLSEMRELISGDGLIAG; this is encoded by the coding sequence ATGATCGTTCGCATCATGGGCGAGGGCCAGTGGAACCTTGCCGACGACAAGCTGGACCAGCTGAACGAGGTCGACGGCAAGCTGGAGCAGGCCGTTTCCGGTAATGACGAGGAGAGCTTCAAGACCTCGTTCGCCGCGTTGCTGGACCTGGTCCGTGGCGGCGAGAAGGTGCCGGACGACGTGCTGCACGACTCCGACGTGATCCTGCCGCCTGCCGACAGCACGCTGTCGGAGATGCGGGAGCTGATCAGCGGCGACGGTCTGATCGCCGGCTGA
- a CDS encoding sugar transferase, which produces MKTTDLSGASALPPTPTTSAPITPITPAEFFDRRGPVWVVPDQVPAIVPRSARLTEPQWVCVYRWAALGGDLLAAVMGVSIALLTRFGYQVGTSYLLFGSLLPLAWVAAVALSKGYEPRFFGAGPDEFRSILRSGVGLTAVVAVVSYATKSEIARGFVVLAIPATVVLALLLRYGLRKDLSRHRQRGRCMRRVLVVGRNDQASTLSEHLEKRPSDGFRVVAACLPRNSKPVGDSDELDESDIMSAVDRHDVDVVAIASDPELAGQSLRRLSWALEQRGVELIVSPGIIEVAGPRISVRPVAGLSLLHLERPSVSGGPHLLKSVFDRVVALALVIFFALPLLGLVLAVKLTSRGPVLFRQRRVGRAGVEFNMLKFRSMYVDAEQRLGDLHALSDGNTVMFKMRDDPRVTPLGRIIRRFSMDELPQLFNVLRGEMSLVGPRPPLPQEVALYAADDTRRMLVKPGLTGLWQVSGRSDLSWEESVRLDLRYVDNWSMTLDLLILWKTFRAVFYGSGAY; this is translated from the coding sequence ATGAAGACCACCGACCTGTCGGGTGCGTCGGCTCTGCCGCCGACGCCGACGACAAGTGCGCCGATTACTCCGATCACGCCGGCCGAGTTCTTCGACCGGCGTGGTCCGGTTTGGGTTGTGCCGGACCAGGTTCCGGCGATCGTGCCGCGTTCGGCCCGGCTGACCGAGCCGCAGTGGGTCTGCGTCTATCGCTGGGCCGCGCTCGGCGGTGACCTGCTGGCCGCCGTGATGGGCGTTTCCATCGCCCTGCTGACCCGGTTCGGTTACCAGGTCGGCACCAGCTATCTGTTGTTCGGCAGCCTGCTGCCACTGGCCTGGGTGGCGGCCGTCGCGCTGTCCAAGGGCTACGAGCCGCGCTTCTTCGGCGCCGGCCCGGACGAGTTCCGGTCGATCCTGCGCTCCGGCGTCGGCCTGACCGCGGTCGTGGCCGTCGTGTCGTATGCGACCAAGAGCGAGATCGCCCGCGGTTTTGTCGTACTGGCGATTCCGGCGACCGTGGTGCTGGCGCTGCTGCTGCGGTATGGCCTCCGCAAGGACCTGAGCCGCCATCGCCAGCGCGGGCGTTGTATGCGCCGGGTGCTGGTTGTCGGCCGCAACGATCAGGCCTCCACGCTCAGCGAGCACTTGGAGAAGCGCCCGTCCGACGGGTTCCGGGTGGTCGCCGCCTGCCTGCCGAGAAACAGCAAGCCCGTCGGCGATTCGGACGAGCTGGACGAGTCGGACATCATGTCCGCCGTCGACCGCCACGACGTGGACGTGGTCGCCATCGCCTCCGATCCCGAGCTCGCCGGCCAGTCGCTGCGCCGGTTGTCCTGGGCCCTGGAACAGCGTGGCGTCGAGTTGATCGTGTCGCCGGGCATCATCGAGGTCGCCGGGCCGCGGATCTCGGTCCGCCCGGTCGCCGGCCTGTCCCTGTTGCACCTGGAGCGCCCGTCGGTCAGCGGCGGCCCGCACCTGCTGAAGAGCGTCTTCGACCGGGTCGTCGCGCTCGCGCTGGTGATCTTCTTCGCCCTGCCGCTGCTCGGTCTGGTCCTCGCGGTCAAGCTGACCAGCCGGGGCCCGGTGCTGTTCCGCCAGCGCCGCGTCGGCCGTGCCGGGGTCGAGTTCAACATGCTCAAGTTCCGCAGCATGTACGTCGATGCCGAGCAGCGCCTCGGTGATCTGCACGCGCTCAGCGACGGTAATACGGTCATGTTCAAGATGCGCGACGATCCCCGGGTGACACCGCTCGGCCGGATCATCCGGCGCTTCTCGATGGACGAGCTGCCGCAGTTGTTCAACGTGTTGCGCGGCGAGATGTCGCTGGTCGGCCCGCGTCCGCCGCTGCCGCAGGAGGTCGCGCTGTATGCGGCCGACGACACCCGGCGCATGCTGGTCAAGCCCGGTCTGACCGGGTTGTGGCAGGTCAGCGGCCGCAGCGACCTGTCGTGGGAGGAGTCGGTCCGGCTCGATCTGCGGTACGTCGACAACTGGTCGATGACGTTGGACCTGCTCATCCTCTGGAAGACGTTCCGCGCGGTCTTCTACGGCTCGGGGGCGTACTGA
- a CDS encoding GDP-L-fucose synthase family protein, with amino-acid sequence MRLDRDARVYVAGHRGLVGSAVWRRLEAEGFTRLIGATSKELDLRDRDATMAFFAEHRPEVVIDAAAKVGGILANRDHPTEFLSDNLRIQVNVMDAALSTETPKLLFLGSSCIYPKFAEQPIRESSLLTGELEPTNDAYAIAKIAGIMQVQAVRRQYGLPWISAMPTNLYGPNDNFDLTSSHVLPALMRRFHDAKLNNTAEVVLWGTGTPRREFLHVDDLASACLFLLEHYDDPQTINVGVGTDVTIRELAETIAKAVGYTGAIGTDPSKPDGTPRKLLDVSRLRALGWKPGIDLEDGVASVYAWYLENSRGDA; translated from the coding sequence ATGCGCCTCGACCGGGACGCCCGCGTCTATGTGGCGGGCCATCGCGGCCTGGTCGGCTCAGCGGTCTGGCGGCGCCTCGAGGCCGAGGGCTTCACCCGGCTGATCGGCGCCACCTCCAAGGAGCTGGACCTCCGCGATCGCGACGCGACGATGGCGTTCTTCGCCGAGCACCGGCCGGAGGTGGTGATCGACGCGGCCGCCAAGGTCGGCGGCATCCTGGCCAACCGGGACCACCCGACCGAGTTCCTCAGCGACAACCTGCGCATCCAGGTCAACGTGATGGACGCGGCGCTCTCAACCGAGACCCCGAAGCTGTTGTTCCTGGGCTCGTCCTGCATCTATCCCAAGTTCGCCGAGCAGCCGATCCGCGAATCGAGTCTGCTCACCGGTGAGCTCGAGCCCACCAACGACGCGTATGCGATCGCCAAGATCGCCGGCATCATGCAGGTCCAAGCGGTCCGAAGGCAGTACGGCCTGCCCTGGATCTCGGCCATGCCGACCAACCTCTACGGGCCGAACGACAACTTCGACCTGACCTCGTCGCACGTGTTGCCGGCCCTGATGCGCCGGTTCCACGACGCCAAGCTCAACAACACCGCCGAAGTCGTGCTGTGGGGGACCGGCACGCCGCGGCGGGAGTTCCTGCACGTGGACGACCTGGCGAGCGCGTGCCTGTTCCTGCTGGAGCATTACGACGACCCGCAGACGATCAACGTCGGCGTCGGGACGGACGTGACCATCCGGGAGCTGGCCGAGACGATCGCGAAGGCGGTCGGCTACACCGGTGCGATCGGCACCGACCCGTCCAAACCGGACGGGACTCCGCGCAAGCTGCTCGACGTGAGCCGCCTGCGCGCGCTGGGCTGGAAGCCCGGTATCGACCTCGAGGATGGCGTGGCGAGTGTCTACGCCTGGTACCTCGAGAACAGCAGGGGGGATGCATGA